Proteins encoded together in one Oxalobacteraceae sp. CFBP 8761 window:
- a CDS encoding DEAD/DEAH box helicase: MSDTPIPSFSDLNLSAPVLKALKDVGYETPSPIQAATIPLLLEGRDVLGQAQTGTGKTAAFALPILSNIDVKQTAPQALVLAPTRELAIQVAEAFQSYAAHIKGFHVLPIYGGQSYGPQLSSLRRGVHVVVGTPGRVIDHIQKGSLDLSKLTTLVLDEADEMLRMGFIDDVEQILQKTPATRQTTLFSATMPPAIKRIAKTYLREPQEITVAAKTGTADNIRQRYWLVAGMHKLDALTRILEAEAFDGMIIFARTKLGTEELATKLQARGFSAAAINGDIAQQQRERTIDNLKKGKIDILVATDVAARGLDVERISHVINYDVPSDPESYTHRIGRTGRAGRSGEAILFITPRERSLLKLIERTTRQPVSPLELPTVKAVNEVRMTRFKDQIRATLAEGNLEVFRALIEDVERDDNVPAIDIAAALAKMARGDEPLLLTKPDRDVRPESMPSQREFGGSHERAPREPRGDWEERPARPAREPGFKKERVMRDPEPGMATFRIEVGFAHGAKPGNIVGAIANEANIPSKQIGRIEIYDDYSTLDLPSDMPAELFTQLKSIWVAGRQLSITRDGETPAVPAAGAKKPFTKSGADRRVTDKPMPGKKPHRKGEGSKD, encoded by the coding sequence ATGTCAGACACCCCAATCCCATCGTTTTCCGACCTCAATCTTTCGGCGCCTGTCCTGAAAGCATTGAAAGACGTCGGATACGAAACGCCGTCGCCGATCCAGGCAGCCACCATTCCCCTGTTGCTGGAAGGGCGCGACGTGCTGGGACAAGCGCAGACCGGTACCGGTAAAACCGCCGCCTTCGCACTGCCAATCCTGTCGAACATCGACGTCAAGCAGACCGCGCCGCAAGCGCTGGTGCTGGCGCCGACGCGCGAACTGGCGATCCAGGTCGCCGAAGCATTCCAGAGCTACGCCGCCCACATCAAGGGCTTCCACGTGCTGCCGATCTACGGCGGCCAGAGCTACGGCCCGCAACTGTCGTCGCTGCGCCGCGGCGTGCACGTCGTCGTCGGCACGCCAGGCCGCGTCATCGATCACATCCAGAAGGGCTCGCTCGACCTGTCGAAGCTGACCACCCTCGTGCTGGACGAGGCCGATGAAATGCTGCGCATGGGCTTTATCGACGACGTCGAGCAGATCCTGCAAAAGACCCCGGCCACGCGCCAGACCACGCTGTTTTCGGCCACCATGCCGCCAGCGATCAAGCGCATTGCCAAGACCTACCTGCGCGAGCCGCAAGAGATCACGGTCGCGGCCAAGACCGGCACCGCCGACAATATCCGCCAGCGCTACTGGCTGGTGGCCGGCATGCACAAGCTCGACGCGCTCACCCGCATCCTCGAAGCCGAAGCCTTCGACGGCATGATCATCTTCGCGCGCACCAAGCTGGGCACCGAAGAGCTGGCGACCAAGCTGCAGGCACGCGGTTTCTCGGCCGCTGCCATCAACGGCGACATCGCCCAGCAGCAGCGCGAGCGCACGATCGATAACCTCAAGAAGGGCAAGATCGACATTCTGGTTGCGACCGACGTTGCCGCGCGCGGCCTGGACGTCGAGCGCATCAGCCACGTCATCAACTATGACGTGCCGTCGGATCCTGAGAGCTACACCCACCGCATCGGCCGTACCGGCCGCGCTGGCCGCAGCGGCGAAGCGATCCTGTTCATCACCCCGCGTGAGCGCAGCCTGCTCAAGCTGATCGAGCGCACGACCCGCCAGCCGGTGTCGCCACTCGAGCTGCCGACCGTCAAGGCCGTCAACGAAGTGCGCATGACGCGCTTCAAGGACCAGATCCGCGCCACGCTGGCCGAAGGCAACCTCGAAGTCTTCCGCGCCCTGATCGAAGACGTCGAGCGCGACGACAATGTGCCGGCGATCGACATCGCCGCCGCCCTGGCCAAGATGGCACGTGGCGACGAGCCGCTGCTGCTGACCAAGCCTGACCGTGACGTGCGTCCTGAAAGCATGCCATCGCAGCGCGAATTTGGCGGCAGCCATGAGCGCGCTCCACGCGAGCCGCGTGGCGACTGGGAAGAGCGTCCAGCGCGCCCTGCGCGCGAGCCGGGCTTCAAGAAAGAGCGCGTCATGCGCGACCCTGAGCCGGGCATGGCCACCTTCCGCATCGAAGTGGGCTTTGCCCACGGCGCCAAGCCGGGCAATATCGTCGGCGCGATCGCCAACGAAGCGAACATCCCGTCGAAGCAGATCGGCCGCATCGAGATCTATGACGATTACTCGACGCTCGACCTGCCATCGGACATGCCGGCCGAGCTGTTCACGCAGCTCAAGTCAATCTGGGTCGCCGGCCGCCAGCTGTCGATCACGCGTGACGGCGAAACGCCGGCCGTGCCAGCCGCCGGCGCCAAGAAGCCGTTCACGAAAAGCGGCGCCGACCGCCGCGTGACGGACAAGCCGATGCCGGGCAAGAAGCCGCATCGCAAGGGCGAGGGCAGCAAGGACTGA
- a CDS encoding alpha/beta hydrolase — protein MPVFTHIARAIAGLSLVLALAPAQAQSAAAPVYGAELEEFAYPAPTQQYRFTSQRVDLQMTYMDVKPASPNGRTVVLMHGKNFCGATWAGTTKALSDAGYRVVVPDQIGFCKSTKPQHYQYTFQQLADNTRKLLASIGVKKAIIIGHSTGGMLATRYALMYPELTDQLVMINPIGLEDWKNLGVPSLGVDQWYERELKLSAERVREYERTTYYNGQWKPEYEVWVQMLAGMYRGKGKELVAWNSALIYDMIYTQPVVHEFPLIKTPTFLLMGLKDTTAIGKDAAPADVRPTLGNYKVLAETTRKAIPGSVLVTFPEMGHAPQMQDPVQFHKALLKGLVR, from the coding sequence ATGCCCGTCTTTACGCACATTGCCCGCGCCATCGCGGGCCTGAGTCTCGTCCTCGCGCTGGCCCCGGCGCAGGCACAATCGGCCGCCGCGCCAGTCTACGGCGCCGAACTCGAAGAATTCGCCTATCCTGCACCGACGCAGCAATACCGCTTCACGTCGCAGCGCGTCGACCTGCAGATGACCTATATGGACGTCAAGCCGGCCAGCCCGAATGGCCGCACCGTCGTCCTCATGCACGGCAAGAACTTCTGCGGCGCGACCTGGGCCGGCACCACCAAGGCACTGAGCGACGCCGGCTACCGCGTCGTGGTGCCCGATCAGATCGGCTTTTGCAAATCCACCAAGCCGCAGCACTACCAGTACACGTTCCAGCAACTGGCCGACAACACGCGCAAGCTCCTGGCCTCGATTGGCGTGAAAAAGGCGATCATCATCGGTCACTCGACTGGCGGCATGCTGGCCACGCGCTATGCGCTGATGTATCCCGAACTGACGGACCAGCTGGTGATGATCAACCCGATCGGCCTGGAAGACTGGAAGAACCTGGGCGTGCCGTCGCTGGGTGTCGATCAGTGGTACGAGCGCGAGCTGAAATTGTCGGCCGAGCGCGTGCGCGAGTACGAGCGCACGACCTACTACAACGGTCAGTGGAAGCCGGAGTATGAGGTGTGGGTCCAGATGCTGGCCGGGATGTACCGTGGCAAGGGCAAGGAGCTCGTGGCCTGGAATTCGGCGCTCATCTACGACATGATCTACACGCAGCCGGTCGTGCACGAATTCCCGCTGATCAAAACGCCGACCTTCCTGCTCATGGGCTTGAAGGACACGACCGCGATCGGCAAGGATGCGGCGCCCGCTGACGTGCGCCCGACACTGGGCAACTACAAGGTGCTGGCCGAGACCACGCGCAAAGCAATCCCGGGCTCGGTGCTGGTGACATTCCCCGAGATGGGGCACGCGCCGCAGATGCAGGACCCGGTACAGTTCCACAAGGCGCTGCTCAAGGGGCTCGTGCGCTGA
- a CDS encoding glucokinase, whose amino-acid sequence MTEDPDPKSKPPRAAFADGPRLLADIGATHARLGLETAPGVLGQVAVLLCDDFDGIIPLLHAYLEQHPGGRIHHAAFALANPISGDFIRMTNRDWQFSTDAVRRALGLSTLLIVNDFTALAMALPGFQPKDLLQIGGGAPQTHAVSGVLGPGTGLGVSGVIPTIDGFVTLGSEGGHVNFAPSDEREFAILQYAWREWKHVSNERLISGPGIELIYRALAERNGVAAPPRSTADIVSAALDAHDALCLEVLETFAGMLGSAAANLAVTLGAFGGMFIGGGIVPRMGAWFAQSPFRARFEAKGRFRDYIAQIPTYIIMTPNPALYGVSAILSEHLRGRSGANTLTDRVQQLLHELSPAEQRVAALVIEHPRKMLSEPIAEIARLADVSQPTVIRFCRSLGFQGLAEFKLKFAGSLTGTIPVRHSQVRMTDSTHDLSAKVIDNTVSAILKFRDALDVHAIDRAIELLRRARRVEFYALGNARAVALDGQHKFFRFRIPAASYGDSHLLNLAAGLLGPGDVVIAISTGGQLPELLEAVDTARARGADIIAITASRSPLAKKASVCLAVDHSEDSTSFLSMISRILQLLLIDIMSVGISLGTQGEGSPDHQGDIDARRLLISHLDI is encoded by the coding sequence ATGACAGAAGACCCTGATCCGAAGAGCAAACCACCGCGCGCCGCCTTTGCCGACGGCCCGCGCCTGCTGGCCGACATCGGCGCTACCCATGCGCGCCTGGGCCTCGAGACCGCGCCCGGCGTGCTGGGGCAGGTTGCCGTGCTGTTGTGCGACGACTTCGACGGCATCATCCCGCTGCTGCACGCTTATCTCGAACAGCATCCGGGCGGGCGCATTCACCATGCCGCCTTTGCGCTGGCCAATCCGATCAGCGGCGATTTCATCCGAATGACCAACCGCGACTGGCAGTTTTCGACGGATGCCGTGCGCCGCGCGCTGGGCCTGTCGACGCTGTTGATCGTCAACGACTTCACCGCGCTGGCAATGGCGCTGCCGGGTTTTCAGCCGAAGGACCTGCTGCAGATCGGCGGCGGCGCGCCGCAGACCCATGCCGTCTCGGGCGTGCTGGGACCGGGCACGGGCCTTGGCGTTTCGGGTGTCATTCCGACCATCGACGGTTTCGTCACGCTGGGCAGCGAGGGCGGGCACGTCAACTTCGCACCGAGCGACGAGCGCGAGTTCGCGATCCTGCAGTACGCGTGGCGCGAGTGGAAGCATGTGTCGAACGAGCGCCTGATTTCCGGCCCCGGCATCGAATTGATCTACCGCGCGCTGGCCGAGCGCAATGGCGTCGCGGCGCCGCCGCGCAGCACCGCCGACATCGTCAGCGCGGCGCTCGATGCGCACGATGCGCTCTGCCTCGAGGTGCTGGAAACCTTCGCCGGCATGTTGGGCAGCGCGGCCGCGAATCTGGCCGTGACCCTGGGCGCGTTTGGCGGCATGTTCATCGGCGGCGGCATCGTGCCGCGCATGGGTGCCTGGTTTGCGCAGTCGCCGTTCCGTGCGCGTTTCGAAGCCAAGGGGCGATTCCGGGACTACATCGCCCAGATCCCGACTTACATCATCATGACGCCCAACCCGGCGCTGTACGGCGTCTCGGCGATCCTGTCCGAGCACCTGCGCGGGCGCAGCGGCGCCAACACGCTCACCGACCGTGTGCAGCAACTGCTGCACGAGCTCTCGCCGGCCGAGCAGCGCGTGGCCGCGCTCGTGATCGAGCATCCGCGCAAGATGCTGTCCGAGCCGATCGCCGAGATCGCGCGCCTGGCCGACGTGAGCCAGCCGACCGTGATCCGCTTCTGCCGTTCGCTGGGCTTCCAGGGCCTGGCCGAATTCAAGCTCAAGTTCGCCGGCAGCCTGACCGGCACCATCCCCGTGCGCCACAGCCAGGTGCGCATGACCGACAGCACGCATGACCTGTCGGCCAAGGTGATCGACAACACGGTCTCCGCGATCCTGAAGTTTCGCGATGCGCTCGACGTGCACGCGATCGACCGCGCCATCGAACTGCTGCGGCGCGCGCGCCGGGTCGAGTTCTACGCGCTGGGCAATGCGCGTGCGGTGGCGCTCGACGGCCAGCACAAGTTCTTCCGCTTCCGCATCCCGGCGGCGTCGTATGGCGATTCGCACCTGCTGAACCTCGCGGCCGGTTTGCTGGGGCCGGGCGACGTCGTCATCGCCATTTCCACCGGCGGGCAGCTGCCCGAGCTGCTCGAGGCGGTCGACACGGCACGCGCACGCGGCGCTGACATCATCGCCATCACGGCCAGCCGCTCGCCGCTGGCGAAAAAGGCCAGCGTGTGCCTGGCGGTGGACCACAGCGAAGACAGCACGAGCTTCCTGTCGATGATTTCGCGCATCCTGCAACTGCTCCTCATCGACATCATGTCGGTCGGGATTTCCCTTGGCACGCAAGGGGAGGGCAGCCCGGACCACCAGGGCGACATCGATGCGCGCCGACTGCTGATCTCGCATCTGGACATCTGA
- a CDS encoding alpha-amylase — translation MKLPVLASAMLLAFGAMASASAQLPGPAPAAKPFVWENATVYFLLTDRFNNGNPANDKAYGRKDDAAPLRGFMGGDIAGITAKIKEGYFTDLGVNAIWLTPVIEQIHGATDEGTGKSYAFHGYWAKDFTALDAAFGTEDELRTLVDTAHANGIRIVFDVVMNHTGPVTPQDKVWPASWVRTGPTCTYKDARTTVDCTLVANLPDFLTGSDKPVDLPPHLVAKWKKEGRYEREVKELDAFFKRTGYPRAPRYYLMKWHADWVRKFGIDGFRADTVKHTEPGLWKELKKEASLALADWKRANPAKSIDQKPFWMVSEVYNYEIKHARKFDLGGGEFVDYLDQGFDSMISFSLRSDAKRPYEQVFSEYSTILHGEMKGFSVLNYISSHDDSSPFDPLRQQPFESANKLLLAPGAAQIYYGDETARILKFDGAEGDANLRTFMNWDELASNAERGLHRVADIRAHWARLGRFRAAHPAVGAGKHQMIGSSPYTFKRTWEQNGVSDRVVVALGLSTQQPVAISVGGVFNDGATVRDWYTGNTAVVKDGKVRFATAAQVALIAQD, via the coding sequence ATGAAACTACCCGTCCTTGCTTCCGCCATGCTGCTCGCCTTCGGTGCGATGGCCTCTGCCAGCGCCCAGTTACCCGGCCCGGCGCCCGCCGCCAAGCCGTTCGTCTGGGAGAACGCAACCGTCTACTTCCTGCTGACGGACCGCTTCAACAACGGCAACCCGGCCAACGACAAGGCCTATGGCCGCAAGGACGATGCAGCGCCGCTGCGCGGTTTCATGGGCGGTGACATCGCCGGCATCACGGCCAAGATCAAGGAAGGGTATTTCACCGACCTGGGCGTGAACGCGATCTGGCTGACGCCCGTGATCGAACAGATCCACGGCGCGACCGATGAAGGCACCGGCAAGAGCTACGCCTTCCACGGCTATTGGGCCAAGGACTTCACGGCGCTCGACGCTGCGTTTGGCACCGAGGACGAGCTGCGCACGCTGGTGGACACGGCGCACGCGAATGGCATCCGCATCGTGTTCGACGTGGTGATGAACCACACCGGCCCCGTCACGCCGCAGGATAAAGTCTGGCCGGCGTCGTGGGTGCGCACCGGCCCGACCTGCACCTACAAGGATGCGCGCACGACGGTCGATTGCACGCTGGTGGCGAACCTGCCGGACTTCTTGACCGGCAGCGACAAGCCGGTCGACCTGCCGCCGCATCTGGTGGCCAAGTGGAAGAAGGAAGGGCGCTACGAGCGTGAGGTGAAGGAGCTCGACGCCTTCTTCAAGCGCACCGGCTACCCGCGCGCACCGCGTTACTACCTGATGAAATGGCATGCCGACTGGGTGCGCAAGTTCGGTATCGATGGCTTCCGCGCCGATACCGTCAAGCACACCGAGCCTGGCTTGTGGAAAGAACTTAAAAAAGAAGCGAGCCTGGCGCTGGCGGACTGGAAGCGCGCCAACCCGGCCAAGAGCATCGACCAGAAGCCGTTCTGGATGGTGTCCGAGGTCTACAACTACGAGATCAAGCACGCGCGCAAGTTCGATCTGGGCGGCGGCGAATTCGTCGACTACCTGGACCAGGGCTTCGACAGCATGATCAGCTTCAGTCTGCGCAGCGACGCCAAGCGCCCGTACGAACAGGTGTTCTCGGAATACTCGACTATCCTGCACGGCGAGATGAAGGGCTTCTCGGTGCTGAACTACATCAGCTCGCACGACGACAGCAGCCCGTTCGATCCGCTGCGCCAGCAGCCGTTCGAGTCGGCCAACAAGCTGCTGCTGGCACCTGGCGCGGCGCAGATCTACTACGGCGACGAAACGGCGCGCATCCTGAAGTTCGATGGCGCCGAGGGCGACGCCAACCTGCGCACCTTCATGAACTGGGACGAGCTGGCGTCGAACGCCGAGCGTGGCCTGCACCGCGTGGCCGATATCCGCGCGCACTGGGCGCGTCTGGGGCGCTTCCGCGCCGCACATCCGGCCGTCGGCGCCGGCAAGCACCAGATGATCGGCTCGAGCCCGTACACGTTCAAGCGCACGTGGGAACAGAATGGCGTGAGCGACCGCGTGGTCGTCGCGCTGGGCCTGTCGACGCAGCAGCCGGTGGCCATTTCGGTGGGTGGCGTCTTCAACGACGGCGCCACGGTGCGCGACTGGTACACCGGCAACACCGCCGTGGTCAAGGACGGCAAGGTGCGGTTCGCGACGGCCGCACAGGTGGCGCTGATCGCGCAGGACTGA
- a CDS encoding MFS transporter: MDMQSTVLKPRLSFWQLWNMSFGFFGIQFGFALQNANTSRIFATLGADPENFSLYWLAAPVTGLLIQPIVGYLSDNTWHPKWGRRRPFFFIGAVLAAIALFLMPNSTALWMAVAVLWMMDAAINVSMEPFRAFVGDKLDPSQQTAGYAMQTFFIGCGAVIASLLPTFFESMGVSNAVIGGVIPDTVRYSFYAGGLVFFLAVTWTVVSADELPPPDMEAFNKERAASRSVGVAIAEIFGGFGKMPRTMVQLAFVQFFTWIALFAMWIYTGTAIADSVYGTTDAQSTAYQDAGSWVGIMFAVYSGVSALAAFILPVFARMTSRKIVHATCLTIGGLSLASVFLITDKNMLVVPMIGIGIAWASILTMPYAILAGSLPAKRMGYFMGLFNFFVVIPQIVSGLLLGFVTKHLFDGHAVLTLVLGGVCMLIAALLTLLVTDKAAPVRAAV, translated from the coding sequence ATGGATATGCAATCGACCGTGCTCAAACCACGCCTGTCGTTCTGGCAGCTGTGGAACATGAGCTTCGGTTTCTTCGGCATCCAGTTCGGCTTCGCACTGCAGAACGCGAATACCAGCCGCATCTTCGCCACGCTCGGCGCTGACCCCGAAAACTTTTCCCTCTACTGGCTCGCTGCGCCCGTTACCGGCTTGCTGATCCAGCCGATCGTCGGTTACCTGAGCGACAACACCTGGCACCCGAAGTGGGGCCGCCGCCGGCCGTTCTTCTTCATTGGCGCCGTTCTGGCCGCCATTGCGCTGTTCCTGATGCCCAATTCTACTGCGCTGTGGATGGCCGTGGCCGTGCTGTGGATGATGGACGCTGCGATCAACGTGTCGATGGAGCCGTTCCGTGCCTTTGTCGGCGACAAGCTCGATCCGTCGCAGCAAACCGCCGGCTACGCGATGCAGACCTTCTTCATCGGTTGCGGGGCGGTCATCGCGTCGCTCTTGCCGACCTTCTTTGAAAGCATGGGCGTGTCGAATGCCGTCATCGGCGGCGTGATCCCCGACACCGTGCGCTACTCGTTCTACGCCGGTGGCCTCGTGTTCTTCCTGGCCGTGACCTGGACCGTGGTGTCCGCCGACGAGCTGCCGCCGCCCGACATGGAAGCGTTCAACAAGGAGCGCGCCGCCTCGCGCAGCGTGGGCGTGGCCATCGCCGAGATCTTCGGCGGCTTTGGCAAGATGCCGCGCACGATGGTGCAACTGGCGTTCGTGCAGTTCTTCACCTGGATCGCGCTGTTCGCGATGTGGATCTATACCGGCACTGCCATTGCCGACAGCGTCTACGGCACCACCGACGCGCAGTCAACTGCGTACCAGGACGCCGGCAGCTGGGTCGGCATCATGTTCGCCGTCTACAGCGGCGTGTCGGCACTGGCCGCGTTCATCCTGCCCGTGTTTGCCCGCATGACCAGCCGCAAGATCGTCCATGCGACATGCCTGACCATCGGCGGCCTGAGCCTGGCCAGCGTATTCCTCATCACCGACAAGAACATGCTGGTCGTGCCGATGATCGGCATCGGCATCGCCTGGGCCTCGATCCTGACGATGCCGTACGCGATCCTGGCCGGCTCGCTGCCCGCCAAGCGCATGGGCTACTTCATGGGCCTGTTCAACTTCTTCGTCGTGATTCCACAGATCGTCAGCGGCCTGCTGCTGGGTTTCGTGACCAAGCACCTGTTCGATGGCCACGCGGTGCTCACGCTCGTGCTGGGCGGCGTCTGCATGCTCATCGCCGCGCTGCTGACCCTGCTGGTGACGGACAAGGCGGCGCCGGTACGCGCTGCCGTGTGA
- a CDS encoding alpha-D-glucose phosphate-specific phosphoglucomutase — translation MTIQTVATTPFAGQRPGTSGLRKKVTEFQQPGYLENFVESIFLTLGEGACRHLVVGGDGRYFNRDAIQTILRMAAAHGVERVLVGQGGILSTPAVSCVIRKHGAQGGIVLSASHNPGGPDGDFGIKYNIDNGGPAPEKITDAIFAHTQTVTQYRISDAAAVDLDVLGTTHLENMQIEVIDPVADYAELMKGLFDFDAIRGLFASGFRMRFDAMHAVAGPYATTILEGILGAPAGTVVNGVPSEDFGCGHPDPNPVNAAELIAAMAAPDAPDFGAASDGDGDRNMIVGRGIAVTPSDSLAIIAANATVAPGYAGGIKGIARSMPTSMAADRVAEALGIACFETPTGWKYFGNLMDAGLVTLCGEESYGTGSFHIREKDGVWAVLFWLNLLAVRGQTVEQLLAAHWARFGRNYYSRHDYEAVDAGAAGAMMDALRARLPELAGQTLAGHQIALADDFAYTDPVDGSVSTKQGIRIIMADGSRIVFRLSGTGTEGATVRVYLERYEADPAHHNLDTQAALQGLIDLADSLSDLRQRTGRSEPTVVT, via the coding sequence ATGACCATCCAGACCGTCGCGACCACCCCGTTCGCCGGCCAGCGGCCCGGCACATCGGGCCTGCGCAAGAAAGTGACCGAGTTCCAGCAACCCGGCTACCTCGAAAACTTCGTCGAGTCGATCTTCCTGACGCTGGGCGAAGGCGCGTGCCGTCACCTGGTCGTCGGCGGCGATGGCCGCTACTTCAACCGCGACGCGATCCAGACCATCCTGCGCATGGCGGCCGCGCACGGCGTCGAGCGCGTGCTGGTGGGGCAGGGCGGCATCCTGTCGACGCCAGCGGTCAGCTGCGTGATCCGCAAGCACGGCGCCCAGGGCGGCATCGTGCTCTCGGCCAGCCATAATCCGGGCGGCCCGGACGGCGACTTCGGCATCAAGTACAACATCGACAATGGCGGTCCGGCGCCCGAGAAAATCACCGACGCCATCTTCGCGCACACGCAGACGGTCACGCAGTACCGCATCAGCGACGCAGCGGCCGTTGACCTGGACGTGCTGGGCACCACGCATCTGGAAAACATGCAGATCGAGGTGATCGACCCGGTGGCCGACTACGCCGAGCTGATGAAAGGCCTGTTCGATTTCGACGCAATCCGCGGCCTGTTCGCGAGCGGCTTCCGGATGCGCTTTGACGCGATGCACGCAGTGGCCGGCCCCTACGCGACCACGATCCTCGAAGGCATTCTCGGGGCACCGGCCGGCACGGTCGTCAATGGCGTGCCGAGCGAAGACTTCGGCTGCGGGCATCCCGACCCGAATCCCGTCAACGCTGCCGAGCTGATCGCAGCGATGGCTGCGCCCGACGCGCCGGACTTCGGCGCCGCCTCGGACGGCGACGGCGACCGCAACATGATCGTCGGGCGCGGCATCGCCGTCACGCCTTCGGACAGCCTGGCCATCATCGCCGCCAACGCCACCGTGGCGCCGGGTTACGCGGGCGGCATCAAGGGCATCGCGCGTTCGATGCCCACGTCGATGGCGGCCGACCGCGTGGCCGAAGCACTGGGCATCGCCTGCTTCGAGACGCCTACCGGCTGGAAGTACTTCGGCAACCTGATGGACGCCGGTCTCGTCACGCTGTGCGGCGAAGAGAGCTACGGCACCGGCTCGTTCCACATCCGCGAAAAAGACGGCGTGTGGGCCGTGCTGTTCTGGCTCAATCTGCTGGCCGTGCGCGGCCAGACGGTCGAACAGCTGCTGGCGGCGCACTGGGCCCGCTTCGGCCGCAATTACTATTCGCGCCACGATTACGAAGCCGTGGATGCCGGCGCTGCCGGCGCCATGATGGACGCGCTGCGCGCGCGCCTGCCCGAGCTGGCAGGGCAGACGCTGGCCGGCCACCAGATTGCGCTGGCCGACGACTTTGCCTACACCGACCCGGTCGACGGCTCGGTGTCCACGAAGCAGGGCATCCGCATCATCATGGCGGACGGCTCGCGCATCGTGTTCCGCCTGTCCGGCACCGGCACCGAAGGCGCCACCGTGCGTGTGTACCTCGAACGCTACGAAGCCGATCCGGCGCACCACAACCTCGATACGCAGGCCGCGCTGCAAGGCCTGATCGATCTGGCCGACAGCCTGTCCGATCTGCGCCAGCGCACCGGCCGCAGCGAACCCACGGTCGTCACCTGA